GCGAGGCTGAGAACCGCGAGACACGCGAACAGTTTCGCACGGCGCTCGGAGCCAGTTCCGAGCCAGTCGGGAAGACGTGTCACTGACGGGGGCTATGTGTGCGTTGACGAAAACCGTTCGGTTCTGCGCTCGGGACGGGACAAAGAATCTTCAGCGGAGAGCAGCGGGCCGAATCCCGTCAGGGCGCGTAGTAGTATTCGCCTTCCTTCTTTTGCTCGCGGTCGAGTTGGCTCCCCGGCTTGTTGATGCGGGGTCGGCCGACGTTCTCGTCGCGCCGGAAGGTGATGTCGAGGTTGGCGAGGAAGTCGTTCATCCCGTCGCGCATCCCCTTGGGTTCGCTGGCGCGACCCTGAACCGCGGGTTCGCCGTCGAACACCATCAGGCGGTCGGCCAGCAGGTCGATCATGTAGATGTCGTGGTCGATGACCATGACCGTCGCGTCCTGCTGTTCGGCGAACCGGCGGATGGCGTTGGTCGCGCGGACGCGCTGTTCCACGTCGAGGTACGCCGACGGTTCGTCCAGCAGGTAGAGGTCCGCCGACTCCGAGAGGCAGGCCGCGATGGCGACTCGCTGGCGCTCGCCGCCCGAGAGGTCGGTGAGTTGTTGCTCCATGATGCGGTCGAGTTGGAGCGGTTGGCCGATTTCGGTGTTCCAGTACGACGACCCCACGCGGTCGGTAATCGACCGCAGGAACGTGTCGGTCCGCATCGGCTGGTCGATTTCGATGTACTGGGGCTTGTAGGCGATGTCCAGATCGAAGTCGGCCTCGCCCTCGTCGGGTTCGAGGCGGCCCGCCAGCAGTTGGGCGAACGTCGATTTCCCGATGCCGTTCGGGCCGACGATGCCCAGCACTTCGTTCTCCCGAATCGTGCCGCCCTCCACGTCGAGAGCGAACTCGCCCTCGCCGTAGGACTTCGAGATATCGGGATACTCGACCAGCGTGTCGGCCCGCGTCACCTGCCGCGGCGCGTGTTCCTCGAACTCGATGGCGTTGGGCCGGATGCGCATGTTCTCGTTCTGGAGATACCCTTTCAGGTACTCGTTGATGCCGTTCCGGACCGACTTGGGCGAGGTGATGACACCGTACGCGCCGGGTTCACCGTACGCGACGTGGAGGTTGTCCGCCACGAGGTCCAGAATTGCGAGGTCGTGTTCGACCACCAGCATCGACTTGCCGTGTTCCTCGGCCATCTCCTGAATCAGGCGCGCGGCCTTCACGCGCTGGCTGATGTCGAGATACGGCGTAATCTCGTCGATGAAGTAGAAGTCAACGTCGCGGGCGAGACACGCCACCAGCGCGACTCGCTGGAGTTCGCCGCCCGAGAGGCTGTCGATGTCTTGGTCGAGGACGTGTTCGATGTCGAGTCGTTCGAGTAGGTCGTCCAAGACGCCCCGCTCGTCGGTCTTCTCCAGTAGTTCCGAGGTCGGACCGCTGAATCGGTCCGGAATCTTATCGACATACTGGGGCTTGCGCGCGACGCTGACCTCGCCGTCGCGCACGTCCGCGAGGTAGTCCTGCAACTCCGTCCCGCGATAGGCGTCCAGCACCGCGTCCCATCCCGGCGGGTCGGCGTGCTGGCCGAGGTTCGGCGCGAGTTCGCCCGCCAGAATCTTGACCGCGGTGGTCTTCCCGATGCCGTTCGGCCCGAGGATTCCTGTGACCTGCCCCTCAAGCGGAACCGGCAGACCGTACAGCGAGAAGGCGTTCTCGCCGTAGCGGTGGACTGGTTCGTCCTCCAGCTCTTGGGGGAGATTGATTATCTCGATGGCGTCGAACGGACACTTCTCGACGCAGATGCCGCAGGTCTCGCCGAGGCAAATCTCCTCGCTGATGTGTACTTGGTCTGGGTCGCCCTCGTCGGCGTCGTCGCCCCGGAGCGTGATACACTCCTTGCCGGTCCGGTTGGGCGGGCAGTAGTTCTTACACTCGTACCCGCACCGGTCCGGTTGACACCGCTCTAAGTCCACGACCGCGATACTGTCGTCCGCCATGATTTAGAAGGTGACTCCGTTCGTCAGCAGAATCGTCCACGTCACGAACCACATCGAGAACGTCATGAACAGCACGTAGAGGTGGTCTTTCGTGGAGAAGTCCTCCACGTCGATGCCCATCACTTGTAGGACCGGCAACTGGACGAAGACGAATCCGGCCACGATGGCCAGCCCTAATTGGTCTTTCGCCGCGGTCCCGAGAAACGCCGCGGAGACTAACGCCGCCGCGACGCCCGCAAGCGTGGCGATTGCCGTCACCGTCACGCCCCGGACGTGGGAAGACCGCCGCTCGGATACCTGTTCGGTCGCCATGAGTGTCCTTCAGGGACCCGAGTTGAAGGCCTTTTTGTTACGCACGGGCGTCGGCGCGGGTCGGTCGTCTCGCTCGGCGCGGACCGACGCCGCGGCCGGAGAGTGCCAGACGTTCTCAATACTTTTATGCTGGTCGCGTGTTTCGATTCGTAACGATGGCAACTCAGTCCGAGTTAGAGGACATTGACGACCTGCCGCCGAGCGCGAAGTTGGTCTTCAAAGTGCTCGAATACAAGGGTGCGCTCACTCAGAAAGAGATAGTCGAGGAATCGATGTTGTCGGCCCGCACGGTCCGATACGCCCTCGAACGACTCGAAGAGCTAGAGGTGGTCCAAGAGGACGTGTACTTCGCCGACGCCCGCCAGAACCTCTACGAAATCGACGTATCGTGTGACACGTCGGCCGACTGCACCGACGCTCAGAACTGCGCCGATTGAGGCGCGTCTCGCCTCGCCGACCGGACTGTTTTCTCGATTACTCCTCTTCGAACCCCGACTGCATCCCCGCGTGGACGTACGCCGCCAAGATGTCGCCGATTCGGGTGTCGGCGGTCCAGAGCGCGGTCTCCTCGAACGGTTCCGGGTCGTCGTCGGTCCGGACCGACAGCAACACCGTCGCGTCGTCTACCAGTAGCGTCCGCCCGGTGAACCCGCCGGTCTGCTCGCGGGTGGCGACCACGACCCGAACCGGCGCGTCGGCGAACCGCTCGGCGACCGCCTCGTCCTCGGTGACGACGACGACCGAAACGCCCGCTATGGCGCGCTCTCGGAGCGACTCCTCGACGGTCTCCGGGAGCAGGCCGTCGCTCCCCGCGACCAGAATCACGCGCTCGATGGAGTTTTCGACGAGGTTCGTGACGCGCTCGTGAATCGCGTGGAGACCGTGGAGCGTCGCCACCTCGCGCTCGTCGCCGCGGTCGGCGTGTTCGTTCCGGACCGCTTCGAGATTTCGGAAGGCCCGTTCGTGCTGGCGCTCGACGGCCTCGCGCAACTGCTCGCGGGCGGCCGCGAGACTCACCGGCCGGTACTCCTTGGGCGAGGACTCGACGACCTCCACGAGTCCACGACTCGCCAAGTCGTCGGCCGCGCCGTACACCTGCGACCGCGGCACGTCCGAGACCCGACTGACCGCTTGGGCGCTCCCGGTGCCGAGTCGCTGGAGCGCGACGAACACCTGCGCCTCGTAATTCGACAGGCCCAGTTCCCGTAAGGCCTCGACCGCCTCGTGTGCGCTCATCAATTTATTGTAGAAATCTACAACCATTTATACTAGGCGGTCGAACGACTCGACAACCAATGGGCTTCGCCGACCGATACGCCGACGCGCTGACGACGTACAGCAAGGTGATTCTCGCGCTCCTGCTCGTCTCGACCGCGGCGGTCGGGTACGGTGCCGCGAACATCGACGCCGGACTGACTATCGCCAGTTTCGGTAGCGACTCGACCGAAGCCCAGAAACTCGACTCCCTCCAGTCGAACTTCACGACCGGCGACGAGAACACCTCGGTCACGCAGGTCGTCGTCCGCGGCGACGACGTGCTGACCAAAGAGTCACTGCTCGAAACGCTCCGCCTCCAACAGCGACTCCGCGAGAACGAGACGGTGAACGCGACGCTCCGCGACGGCGAATCGACTGCGGGTCTCTCGAACCTCGTGGCGACCGCCGCGATTCGACAGGAGCGGTCAACGGGCACCGGAGCGAACGCGAGCGATAGAAACGCCAGCGCAGGCGGGCCGAGTGACTCCGGCGCACCGCCCGCCGGGCAACCGAGCCTCGACGACCAGATAGCCCAACTGGAGTCGATGTCCCAGTCCGAAATCGACGACGTTCTGCTGACTGTCCTCGACCCCGACCGGACCGCGGCCGGTCCGGTTGACCCCTTCACCCTGTTGGCGACCGACTACGAACCGGGGACGACGACGGCCTCGGCCCGCGTGACATTCGTCTTCCAGCAGGCCGACACCTCCGGCGACTCCCTGCCCGAGGACATGGTGGCGGGCCAACTGGCCGCGCAGGCCATCGCCGACCGGACGGTCGAATCCACCGATGTGTTCACTTTCGGCGCGGGCATCGTCGATGAGGAGTCCGGGCAAGCGACCGGAGAGAGCTTCGCGGTCATCACCCCCTTCGCGTTCCTGTTGGTCGTCGGCGTCCTGTTTGTCGCCTACCGCGACCTGCTGGATGTGGCGCTCGGACTCCTCGGAACCCTGCTGGTCCTCGTCTGGATGGGCGGGTTCATGGGATGGGCGGGCATCGGCGTCACCCAGATACTCATCGCGGTGCCGTTCCTGCTCATCGGTCTCTCCATCGACTACGCGCTTCACGTCGTCATGCGCTACCGCGAGGCCCGCGCCGAGAATCCCGACAGCGACCCGCGTGAAGCAATGCGCGCCGGTCTCGCGGGCGTGACGGTCGCCTTGGCGGCGACCACCTTCACCACCGCGGTCGGGTTCACCTCGAACCTCGTCAGCCCTATCGAGACCATCCGCCAGTTCGGTCTCGTGAGTGCGTTCGGCATCGTCTCGGCGTTCGTCGTCTTCGCCGGTCTCCTGCCTGCGCTCAAACTCGAACTCGACGGCCTGCTCGAACAGGTCGGCTTCGACCGCCGGAAGCGCGCGTTCGGAACCGGCGCGAGCGCGGTCAACCGCCTGCTCGGGGTCGGGGCGACTGCGGCCCGCAAACTGCCCGTCGCCGTCGTCCTCGTCGCGCTGGTTGCGAGCGCGGGCGGGGCGTACGCCGCGACGGACATCGACACCTCGATCAATCAGGTCGATTTCCTGCCGCGGGACTCGCCCGACTGGATGGACTCGCTCCCCGAACCGCTCCGGCCCGGCGACTACGACCTCCGGGAGAACGTCGTCTTCCTCAACGACAAGTTCGTCCAGTCGCGCGACCGCTCGCAGGCCCAGATACTCGTTGAGGGACCGATCACGTCGTCCGACACTCTCGACCGACTCGCCACCGCCCGCGAGGAAATAAATGGTTCCTCGACCGCCATCACACTCGCCAGCGGGCGACCGAGCGTTGACGGGCCGCTCTCGACCATCGAGCGCGTTTCGGCCCGCAACGAGACGTTCGCGCGGGTCGTCGCCGAGCGCGACACCGACGGCGACGGCGTGCCCGACCGCGACCTCGGAGCAGTCTAC
This genomic stretch from Halorussus pelagicus harbors:
- a CDS encoding ribosome biogenesis/translation initiation ATPase RLI, giving the protein MADDSIAVVDLERCQPDRCGYECKNYCPPNRTGKECITLRGDDADEGDPDQVHISEEICLGETCGICVEKCPFDAIEIINLPQELEDEPVHRYGENAFSLYGLPVPLEGQVTGILGPNGIGKTTAVKILAGELAPNLGQHADPPGWDAVLDAYRGTELQDYLADVRDGEVSVARKPQYVDKIPDRFSGPTSELLEKTDERGVLDDLLERLDIEHVLDQDIDSLSGGELQRVALVACLARDVDFYFIDEITPYLDISQRVKAARLIQEMAEEHGKSMLVVEHDLAILDLVADNLHVAYGEPGAYGVITSPKSVRNGINEYLKGYLQNENMRIRPNAIEFEEHAPRQVTRADTLVEYPDISKSYGEGEFALDVEGGTIRENEVLGIVGPNGIGKSTFAQLLAGRLEPDEGEADFDLDIAYKPQYIEIDQPMRTDTFLRSITDRVGSSYWNTEIGQPLQLDRIMEQQLTDLSGGERQRVAIAACLSESADLYLLDEPSAYLDVEQRVRATNAIRRFAEQQDATVMVIDHDIYMIDLLADRLMVFDGEPAVQGRASEPKGMRDGMNDFLANLDITFRRDENVGRPRINKPGSQLDREQKKEGEYYYAP
- a CDS encoding EMC6-like membrane protein → MATEQVSERRSSHVRGVTVTAIATLAGVAAALVSAAFLGTAAKDQLGLAIVAGFVFVQLPVLQVMGIDVEDFSTKDHLYVLFMTFSMWFVTWTILLTNGVTF
- a CDS encoding helix-turn-helix transcriptional regulator; the protein is MATQSELEDIDDLPPSAKLVFKVLEYKGALTQKEIVEESMLSARTVRYALERLEELEVVQEDVYFADARQNLYEIDVSCDTSADCTDAQNCAD
- a CDS encoding TrmB family transcriptional regulator, yielding MSAHEAVEALRELGLSNYEAQVFVALQRLGTGSAQAVSRVSDVPRSQVYGAADDLASRGLVEVVESSPKEYRPVSLAAAREQLREAVERQHERAFRNLEAVRNEHADRGDEREVATLHGLHAIHERVTNLVENSIERVILVAGSDGLLPETVEESLRERAIAGVSVVVVTEDEAVAERFADAPVRVVVATREQTGGFTGRTLLVDDATVLLSVRTDDDPEPFEETALWTADTRIGDILAAYVHAGMQSGFEEE
- a CDS encoding efflux RND transporter permease subunit; amino-acid sequence: MGFADRYADALTTYSKVILALLLVSTAAVGYGAANIDAGLTIASFGSDSTEAQKLDSLQSNFTTGDENTSVTQVVVRGDDVLTKESLLETLRLQQRLRENETVNATLRDGESTAGLSNLVATAAIRQERSTGTGANASDRNASAGGPSDSGAPPAGQPSLDDQIAQLESMSQSEIDDVLLTVLDPDRTAAGPVDPFTLLATDYEPGTTTASARVTFVFQQADTSGDSLPEDMVAGQLAAQAIADRTVESTDVFTFGAGIVDEESGQATGESFAVITPFAFLLVVGVLFVAYRDLLDVALGLLGTLLVLVWMGGFMGWAGIGVTQILIAVPFLLIGLSIDYALHVVMRYREARAENPDSDPREAMRAGLAGVTVALAATTFTTAVGFTSNLVSPIETIRQFGLVSAFGIVSAFVVFAGLLPALKLELDGLLEQVGFDRRKRAFGTGASAVNRLLGVGATAARKLPVAVVLVALVASAGGAYAATDIDTSINQVDFLPRDSPDWMDSLPEPLRPGDYDLRENVVFLNDKFVQSRDRSQAQILVEGPITSSDTLDRLATAREEINGSSTAITLASGRPSVDGPLSTIERVSARNETFARVVAERDTDGDGVPDRDLGAVYDALYAAAPDEAAAVVSRTDDGEYRALRLAVAIRGGSDTGAVTSEMRAVADGIETDGDLTATATGQPIINEIVQQGLLTTLVQTFLITLGVIVAFLTGIFYRRYGTLSLGAVTMVPVVFALSWILGAMYLLEIPFNTETAIIASIAIGIGVDYAIHISERFVEEVSASADAAAALETTLAGTGGALLASAVTTAGGFGVLLFALVPSLQRFGLVTGTTIVFAFVSSVVVLPSLLVLWWRYLGTDAAVGGTTVGATGD